The Malus sylvestris chromosome 3, drMalSylv7.2, whole genome shotgun sequence genomic sequence GCGCCGACCAGTGCTCTACAACGCTTTAAGAAGAACAGGTAGAAATGGGGGGTTGAAATTGCGAGCCAAAATCGTCGAGGAAAACGACCCAATACTGAAATCCGCCATTGATTCAGCTTCCCTTCGTTTCCGAGAGACCCATCGACCAGGTAAACCCGTATCCTAAAGGGTTTTGTATTTGTTACTTTGTTTTTTCATTGGGGAATTTATCGAACAGTTGGATGATTCGTGTTGTGGAGTTTCGTTGAGACGCAGAGTTTCGaaagatgaaattttttaatttaaatttgtgaaatttatcAGTTTTTGATTAATAATTTCATGTGCAGAGCCTCTGTTTGTTGATCCGTATGCTGGTTGCTTTGTTCCTCCTGATGTTCAGATGGATATGAAGCAATGCTCACATCATTATTGCGTTGCTACCAAATTCATGGACGATAAGTTGCTTCGAACAGTAAACCATATTGATGGACTTAAGCAGGTAAATTCATGGACGATAAGTTGCTTCTATCGCAGTTTGGCACGCGTGCAGAAATTTAGCGCcggtttggtatcctatttgaaattttttatcatttctcaatacatttcttaagaatattttttttaaaacaattttctttaagattcaAAAATTTGGTTGGTTtacgatttaaaatttttaaatcttatgACTTAAACTAGAtaaagagatctaaaaagaCGGGGTTGCAAGGGAGGGAGAAACAAGAGtgaggaggaaagaaagtaagagatgattgaaggaaagagaaagaagagagaggatcggacgagatagagaggaagaggagtgagagaaagaaccgagagaatgaagagagcggaTTGACGAAGAGACGAAaaaggttataaaaaaaaaaaaggagaaagaaagaagaagagagagagaggatagatttggagtgagaggggaggagggagagaaaagaaatgattaggtttaagtttaaaaactctaaaaccttattttttatgtttttagagaatagactatattttttagttagtcttgagttaatttttttaaaatagtcctaccaaacaagtttttaaggcctaaaacttaaaaagttggattcaagtagagtaccaaacGTCTccttatgtttttgtgttttttatgaGTTATTTCTGCATATGTGTTGAAATGCTTCTTTAGAAAGGAGGAAGGGCTCCTTGAGTGTCCTTTTTGGTTGTTTATGTGGAGATAGGTGAAACTTCATGGACTTGTTCTTTATCACTCATAGTGTTCTTGGTGATGCAGGTTGTTTTGCTAACCGATGGAATGGATACCCGTCCCTATAGGCTCAGTTGGCCAACTTCAACCATTATTTTTAATGTCTCTCCGGAACGGGTGTTCAAAACAGCAACTGAGAAGCTTCGAGGTGATTGCAAACTTGCAATATTAACTGTATGACAATTTGGAGAAGTTAAAGATTTTGCAGCCTGATTGAGAAAGGACATTGTGTTATGGCATAATCTTGAGTTCATTCACTTTTGCACGTCTTGAAAAGTTACTCTAATATCGTGGAAATCGATTATTTTGTTTATGCAGACCTTGTTTCATTCTAAATCATCGGATAATTTTTTTACTATGCATTATCCGCTTGTACGTAGGCATTAAGCAGTGCAAAAAGTTCTTATCGCACTATCTTTAATCCCTCAGGTGTTGGGGCTAAGATTCCAAGAAGCTGCTTATCCCTTCATGTTCCTTTGGAATCCTCCAACATACAGGAAAGTCTGCGTGCTAAAGGGTTTAACGGCAACCTGCCTAGTATTTGGGCCATGCAGGTATCTTGACTTATCTGCAAACCATTCATTAGTTATATTCTTGTGTGTAGCTATAACTGTTAGCGTTTTCGCGAGTAGGAAAATCATGTTGCTGTGTTATTGTAGGGGCTGCCTTTGATGACATTAGCAAGTTTTGAAGACATTTTGCTTACTGTAAGTGGTTCAGCGATGAACGGATGTTTTTTCATGGGAGAATTGCCGGCATGGTTGGCAGAAACTGAAGTAGGGACCAAGGTCAGTTTGCTTACATTAAGTGTGACTCAATATCGCAATTGCTTCTCTgtcaataaataaatacatcACCTGTTTCCTTCTGTCTTCGACAGACTAGTGCAAGGACATGGTTGGAGAAACTATTCATGAACAACGGCTTTCGGGTGGACATGGTTTGCTATGAGGAAGTTGCAAGGAGTTTAGGCAAGGATTTAGCACCAGGAAGCTGTAAGAATATACTATTTTCTGCAGAACAACTGCGGTTCTCTGATGATCAGGTAACATGCTTCTCAATTCATCGTCTCTTCATATTCCGACTTCATTTGATTCCCCGCATTTCCTCAAAAGTTACTAATTCGAATCAGTACCATTAGTTCATCAAATCGCTGACCTTTTATCGTTGGCAGATGGAAACTTGGAGGAAGGAATTCCAAAGAACCGAGGAAGAAGGGGATGAGGAAGGTTTCGAAGAGCTCTAATATAATTAGGTGTTTTAGGCTACAAGCTTAAGATGACAGATTTTGCTTCTTAATTTATGGTCTTGCTTTTAATTTAGTCACGCTAcgttgtaaattaatttttaatcaaattttggtTGATCTTTCTCTTGCCTTGTATAAGTTTTGATGTGAATAAAACTTGCTTGTACACTATTTGTTACATGCGTACAACGGAAGTTGGAGTCGATTTCTTAATTCCGTCTACGAAAGAAATTAGGAGAATATGCACAAACTGAACCGGTTACAAACTCGTTTACAACCCAATAAATTCATTCTCTTACAAGTTGGTCACGCATGAATATACAACGATTCTGAAGAATATAACTGTGAACTGGAAAACTGCATGCAACAACGTTGGACTGATAGCGCCGAGATTCCAAGCCACATCAATCAAAATCACCAACCTAATTTCCATTTTCCATTAAGTCGAGaagcaaacaacacaaagaAACCAGACCTCCGACCTTACCAGAATCGTTAACTGACATGTTCATCGGTCTTTCACTCCTAAGTTAACAAGCATGGAGTTGAACAGAACACCCTACAACCCGGCCTCCCcccaaaaaaatattgaaactgCAGAAACTAGCAGGAGGCACTTTTGAAGCAGTTGAGTAGAAACGATGCTACTGTTGATTCAAGACAGAAAGTGTAGGCCGCAGTCTGACAACATTCAGCACGCCTCTCGCTGTTGCCTgtgagaaagaggaagaatgaACTGTTAGGAAACTGCGGTGCGAAAATTGAAGAATCTAGGATGAGCGACGTGGTATGGGATTGATTACCTCAAAGAAGGAGTTGAAGTTGAGACGCATCAGAAACCGCCTCAGAAATGGGGCTCGCTGGCTCCCAACAAGCCTACTACTGCGCAAGATCGTGTATAGGGAGTTTGATTTCTTGTTAAATTCCTGAACAATGGATAAGAAGACGAATTGTATATAAGTCCACATATACATATAACGCTCAAAGCCGTGTCCTTGGTACACAATGAGTCTAGTGAAAGCAGAACTTGTAACCTAACCATCAATTTATGCAGGGTTAGTCAATTCCCAGGATAGTTGCAGTAATATGTGAAAATTATTCTTCACATTAATTTCAAGAGAATATTTTCGCAAACCTCTATAATGTGTTCCAATTCAGATGTATTTGCACTGCTTTCTTGGTTCTCGATGTTCCAGCAGAACTGAAGGCAAAGTTTCATTATGCTGTCCAGAATCCTCGATAAGGAGCCAATGTCCAAGAAAGATTGTGAAATTAAAGCTGATAAATACCTGTATGAAATATAAGAATTCCGTGAGCATAGGctttaatataaaatatggaCATAGTATGACTAGGGAAATCATACCAGGAATGACGAAATCATTTATTCGACTTACTCCTGATGGACGGCCACAAGTCCAGTAAAGTCGTGAGAGTCTTGGATATGCTCTTGCAATACATTCCATTGGGATTCTATGACATCCACCTGAAAAACAGAAAATACTTTTAAGGTTCTGCACTGATTCTGTTCTATACTGCTTTGTTTTCTACTTCAGTTAACATGTAAGGCAAGAATAACAAGAGTGAAGAAagtacgaagcacttttccTCTGCATGGTTTGTGTGCAACCAAACAATTATGAGTATCCGGAAGCGAAAGTTATATGGAATAAACCATAACCTGTATATAAAATTGAAGATTTCTAATCAAGAAGGCCATGTGCTCTCTAATACGCCACATTGGTCTAGATCGCTGCCTTCGCTGCTGAGATACTGAGCACTTTTCATGATCATTCCGATGTTTGGCAAAATCTGTGTGATCTTGTTGCATCACAGAGGCCCATGATTTCTCCAATTCCATTTGTGTACGCTTAAGCCTCAGTAGATATTGGAAGACCCTGCAGTACCTGGGATACATTCGCTGTTAGCATGCATGCACATATAAGAAGTTCAATAGTtcagataataataaaatatttcagCGAATAGAAAACTATTGTAAAGTTTTAAGGACTGTTCCCCAACAATATTGAAACTAAAAGAATACGGAAGAAATAATGGCATCCACAGGTAGCACTAGCAGTAGAGTCTTACTTAGAGAGCACATCCGGAGTAAAGAACAACTGTAAGGGCCAATCAACAGAGTATTCAAGagcaattccatcccaaccgtCAAGAGAGATTTCTGAGGAAGCACTTGGGCCTGAATTCCCATCTGCCTTTGGTAAATCTCCTTGGGAGGATCTTACTGTCATTCCAAATGAAGGCATCCTAGCAGATACAGACAGTTAACTGACTAAACACCTTTTATGAAACCTCAAAGTGAAATGACTGGTAAAAAAATGGCTATGCgatcaaaatttatttcattcaGACGCTAGAACAATCAAATATGGAGTCTAACCTCAAGGATACTCTTGAGAAATACTTGTCTTCCTCACATATAGTCTTAATTGCAGCCTGCATTGGAAGTAGAGCCAAATAAGTTGATTCAAATGACTAGAATTCATTTGAAAATGAGCCAAGTTAACGCAATTAATACCTCACAATTTCATAGTAATCTTACCAGCTGAAATGGGACCATAAGGTCAGCCTCCGCAGTTGACTGGCGAGGAGGTAAGCGCATCAACTGGCGACTCTCTTCAAGAAAGCACTGGCATAATGAATCATGTCTAATTAGGAAACACTCTACGTGTTCACAAGAATTATCAGAAATAGCAATTTCCATTTTCGTTTATATGTTCAGGGAAGGAATACATCATCACCCGtgccaaaataaaatttgaactcGGTACTTAAAACATAGAAGTCAGCAATCTTTACATATACTCCATCCTTACCTGAAAGAAATCTCCTTTTGCTAAAAGAAAATAGTCTTTCAATGCCTTCAGATGGCCATTTAAGTCAGCGCGTACAACCACAAGCTGCAGAAATTGAAGgaataaaaaaggtcgtacccagtgcagaAATTGAAGGAatacattaatttttttgttctacGACATGGTAGGACCAAAATTTTCACATTCAGCACCTGCCAAAGATGACTGGCAGCAATAGCCCTAATTGAATCAACAGCACATTCAAAAGATCTTTTGTGAAACTCAGATGATTCCTGCACATAATGAACAAATAAATTTACCCATAATTGAAATTTGTAGTAAGAGAGATATATCTTACATAAGGACACAAATATAAAGATTGTCAATTACATCTCATACACCCTATTTCACATAAGCGGTGACATGATAGAGTTAGCAAGCATACGAAATAAAGATACAAACAGAAAACCTTTAGTTCCAGAAGCATAGTTTCAATCTTATCAGCCTCAGACTGTGGAAGCAATTCTTCTCCAATCAATTCTTTATCCTCAAAAGGGTCTTTGAGGAAAGGAAATCGTCCTGAAAATCCTTGAACTTTCTGAGAGCCTTTAGCCACCTGTTGAGGATATACAATGTCCTGGAACCGAAAGGCATGGCTAGGATTGCGAAGAACCCTGAtggctttcccagaaaataaaattgattCTGCAACACGCATATGGATATACTCGGGCAGCATATCCTACAAAGAGAAAAGGTAAGACAAAGCAACATGTAAGTAATATAGTTCCACACTTCGGTTTCTCTTTGAGGCAGTAGTAACAAAAATTGAAGTCCTTGCTAAAGGGGGAATAGGAATAAAACATCAGTTCCGCCATGCATGTATATTGTATAAATGCAGTAAAGCTATACCAGATAAATATGAAATCCCAAGTGCCAATCTGTTAAAGATGTATCTTCCGTTGACATCCGTGCCAACTTTTCAGATATGTCAGGATGTGATGAGCCATGCCCTACATCCTTATCTTCCTGCCTGAAAAGTGATACAACCGGCCATATAGACCATTTGAAGTTGTGTGTAACTCAAAAATGGAAGGAAATATTATAAGGGAAGACAAAAAGCATTGTACATATTGTGGAAGTTCCACAAATACGGTCAAAGCTAAGTTTCTAACAAAGGAGTATCTTCAGTCTCTACCTCCTAATGAAAAACTCGCCATGCTGATCTTGAAGAATCCCGTACACCACCCACGCTGCAAGCTGGTTGTACATGACCTGATGTGCATGCCAAAGAAGCCTACGCTACCAACACAGAGAAATAAACGCATCAATAATTGATCAGCTAACGATCCATTTTCCACTAAGACACAAAAAACAGTTACTGACAGTTATTCTCAAGGAGGCATATACCTTTGAATGCACGTCTGCAACTCGGGAACCCCACAATGGCATCTTTTGTGCAAAAGGTTAAGAAGCTGACCACCGCGAATGTCATCCCGCTCAATCTCCAGAACGAGCTCATACAACGGCGGCAAAAGCACAAAAAACTAACAAAACCCAATTGATCATAAGaaaacacaaacaaatattgccATCAACAAACAATGTAGCAGCatacaaattcaaaaattcaaccTTGTTGAGTCCTTGAGTGACGGTTGCCAGTATGGGGACGGAGTCCGCCAACAGTTTCTGCTCAATGTGGAGCACGGCGGACCGATAAACAGACAGTATCTCCACAATGCCATTGGCAATGGCCCTCCGGTAAACGCTAGGCTTTTCGGTATCGGACGCCTCAGGACTGGCATTTGCAGACCTAATCCAGCTCAAATTCCGGCACCTGACGGAGAAGCGGTCGAGCTCCCTGTAGTAAAACCCTAATGTGATGATCTTCTCTATGAGATCCCTGCAAAAAGTGAAGCAGAAAATGATGGGTGTGAAATTGGAATATGGGAAAGTTGGAGGGGTTCAGGTGAAATATATTTGGGGGTGTATGTACCTTTCGCTGGGTTGGATGAAAGAGATGTCGGAAGCGAGCTTGAAAGTCGGCGAGGAGGAAATCGGAGCGTCGATTCCAAGCGACTTGGAGTGCTCTCTGTCGTCGATTATCAGATCGCCGGTGTAGCCCAGCAGCGCGAGGAGCAACTCGTGCAGCATTGTTGCTTCTGCTTCCTCTGTGAATTCGAATTGAGTGATTGGTGGCTGGACTCGGACACTGGGCAGCGGGAAGATGGAGACGTATGAAACGGCGCCGTTCGCCGGCTAGTTTGGCGGGTTTGTGGGAACTGGCCGTATTTTACTTGATTGAAAAGACGAGGGGAGGGCTTTTGGATTTTCAACCATTTGAAGCGGGTTTAttaggattttaatttttacttctttccaaatttgttttctttaaaattaactagcaaagataacattttttttttgtcaaacgatatatttttttttgtcaaacgatagagtGTGTAATCTTTGTGAAGCTCAACACCTTTCTACCATTTTGGTAAAAGGCTCCTTGCACAAACGTTACACACTCTATGCgttgagaaaatattttttatatttttaaatacgGGTTGGCAgttagagaagagagagaaagagttgaGAGCGTAATAAAGTGATTGCTATGAGGTTtagaaaaaaacaataaaaatttgTTTGTACAAAAATACtttaattttcttgttttttttatctaaTATATTCTTTCATTTTTGTATTAAAGAGTATAGTAGTAACTTTATTAgtttttggttgacaaataatattttattaatatgtagtttacatattttttattaaatcgaTTTACAAAGAAAGATTTGAACTTGGTAACGAAAACACACTTCCCTGACCAACCATTTACTTCAAATTTGaattcaagaaaaataaattaatgaaaacatgtAAAAACTAACCGATTGCTTATACGGAGAAAGATACAAGTGAtggatttattaaaaaaaaaaactaacgaaaagttcataaaaactttagttttaatgaaaaataacaaataaacatgtagtgaatagtaccaatgaaaggtaaaaatgtggtttttcattaaaagtgaacagtaccaaaagtatttcgttaaaactccctttattttttcttctcaggatttggatcctctccgaggcaaCTGGTCGAGATCCTCCTGACCAGTGTTCGTGAACCGTTAGATTTTTATCCTACGGCTACgatcattataatttttataaggCCCCTTGTTTGTAACACTGATCACTGATCAGTCGACGCCTCCTCCGTGCCACGGTTCAGTCGACCATGTCCGGTTATTGGTAATGCCATCTGTCCTTTTGCGCCTCATACGCCGGCTCTAATAATAGCTTGTCTAAAGACTAGATGCTGGTAATGCCGGGCACGCCTTAAAGTAAAGTGCTCCTCCCCCGTAGTCAATTATCGATGACCCTGTTCGGTCCACGAAGGATCCCGACTAGTTGTcttggagaggatccaaatccttctTCTTGTAGCGGCAGTCAAGTCACAAGGGCACCCCAACCCAACCCACAGGGGTAGCAAGCTACAACGACTAACGTGTTTTAACTTAAACAAGAACAACATACTGTTTACATCACAggagaaatgaaaagaataaaataaaaactaataaaaatgacttgaaaactttgagttttaatgataaggacaaaataaatggtaaaatgaatagtaacagaattgactttttagtgtaaaaatatggtttttcgttaaagtgaatagtaccaagaatttttcgttaaagttcccaagaaTAAAAGATACAAAAATTATGGCAACTAAATTTCAACCGGCACGTATAGCTTTAAGTTTCCCTGCTCAATCTGGCTTCTCTTCTCATTCTTTCATCTTCCACGACATAGAAAATTGATGACGCTTACGCCATGGAAAGAATggaactggaaaaaaaaatgtacccgAAAATAGTTTTGCATTATTCAACTCTTGAGCTTAGTCTTCACCTTTGTCACAATTTTGTCGCTGCCGCTTTTACTCTTATTACTCTTATTACTCTGATTCCtctttttctgtttctttcCAATCTGTTTGTGATCCTCTACTTTTCCTTGAGGATTCATCTCCTCAAACTCGACCGGTCTTATAATCACACCAGGTCTCTTCATCACCTGCACACAATTGCATTTAAGGTAAGGAATGAGAATCGTCATAGCATCCAACAACGGGCTTAAGGAAACAAAAGACAGATGAAATGTGGCATTGCATAACTTCATCATTGGATGCAACCTCAAGGATATCCTTATGGAATAGTAAAAGATGTAAAAGAGTTACAATTCACTACAATAATTGTCGATCTCCAGAAGAACTGTAGCGAGGCACTTACTTCAGGCCGATTAAGAGCTCCAACCGCACTTGCAGGGTTGAATTCAGGACCCAGGGGCATGCGAATGCTCTGTTCAAAAACTTCTTTGGATGTGAAAGGGTAAGGTAATGTTTTTGTAAAAAGTTTCTCCGCCTGTCAAATTCAAATACAAACAACCAGTTAAGCACCAAAAACAAGCAGAATCGCAGACACTCAACCATTAACCATTGCTCTCTGTCTACTAATTCCTATTATTCAATGTTTCCTGTGAATTCAAACATTAATTTCTATGGGATATCACCAATATAATGAAAAGTGAATGCTGCTAGGAAAAACTCCGAACCTTTTTATCCAACTTTTCAGAGATAATAACACGTTTAAGATGTGCATCCTTCCTCTTTTTAAGggtttcttctctcttcttcttggcATCTTCGTGTTCTTTTTGCATCCAAGAAGGTAAGCCTTTCTTTTTCTGTACATGAGTCCACTGACCCCAGCCAGGGAGTAAAGTAGGCTTTTCAGGTTCAGGATTTTCCTCATTCAGAACTTCCTGTTTCTCCTTCTCAAATTCATCCTCCACATAATCCGCCGCAAACGCTTGACGAATTAGCTCAACTTGAGAAGGAAGGCTGTATTCATTTTTTGGATTTGAAGAAAGAATGCCATCTACCATCTGCCCCTCGCTATCTGCATCACTATCCTCATCCAAATCCTCCACAGGTTCCTGTAATAGGAACGTGTTTAAAGAGTTTAAGCAGGGCAATCAACCATAAATGTAGGATATCTAAATTTTATAAATGCAAAGTCATACTTGCAAATTTTGATTGCGCTCAACTGATTCCACGGGACGAGTAGACTTTTTACCATTTGCATCCGCACTATTGCTACTTTTTATCTGAATACATCACACAAATACTGGTAATTACCAAAAAGCCCCCAGGGGGGTGGTGGGGGAGGGGAGTTAGGGGGAAGTGCGCATATTCATCAATGAAAGACACTAACCTTTTTCCATGAGCCTGAAGCAAAAATAGAAACCTCATGTGTTGTCCTTGGACCTGGCTCTTGAACAATATCACTGAAGTTCTGTTGTAAACAACACAACATAGCAGATTTCATGCTCATGGATGAAAAGAGGGGTGTTCAAGGACAGGCAAAATTAAGAAGCCTCATTACCTTGAAAAGAGAATCTTTATGATTTTGAGAATCTTCATGAAGTAACGCAGAACTAATGTTGACATCCTTGTGAAAATCACTACTTCTGTCATTCTCGACATCAACATTTTCTTCAGGCTCCAAGTCATCTTCACTATCACTGTTAGCATAATAATTATCTGTTCTCATTTTATTGTCTGTTTTGGTCTTATTACTTGATTCTGGAGCCTTCTTTTTAGATCCATTGAAGACCATTCTACCACTTGGAGGGCCCACATTCAGATTATCTGCCCCACTTGAATCCTCCAACGGGTTTGACCATGATTCGTACTCTTCAAGAGCAAGTTTAGCTTCTTCAGCAGCTGCCTCATTCCTTTTTTTCAATCCACGCACCTATGTCAAAACAAACCAGGAAGATATTTTAATTTACACACATAAAAGCATCCAACTAACAGGCCTTTGTTCTGTGGTAGTTGTAAATTGCTACTAGATTTTTTAATATTCTGAAACTAGTAAGAAAATCCAAAGCTTTACCATGAAAGGTAATGAAAGCACTCCTGAGTTAGGcacttcatcttcatcatcatcttttAGCACATTACGTGTCTTCTCCTTTGCTTTTTCTAACAACTTCGCTGCCCTAGCATGGCCTGAACCAGGTGAATATACTTCTATATCATCCTCATCACTACTGTCAtcactgctgctgctgctgctaccATCTTTCATTGAATTCATTTTTCTTGTCAGCTGAGCATGCAGGTGCTGCTGTTCAGCTATAGCAGCCCGAGTACCTTCATCTTGGACATCTATACCACGCTCTTTGATGCGCTTTGTCCACTTGGAGGTACCTTTATGCCTCAGAGTCATTCTTTCCTGGAACAAGTTGAAAAGGGCCAAAAAGTTAACACATGCCTTGTTGCTTCAATAATCAAACATGTTTCTTGAGGAAGTAATTCATTAAAGACACAATACAAATAATCTACCACCTATACATGGGGAAAAAGCAACCACCTTTGCTCGTTCATACTCTTGCTTCATTGCAAGTTCTTTAGCAGCGTCTGGATCCATTTGACCTTGTGCAGATGTTGCTTTCAATCTATCCTTCTTTAACAAACGATGATAAGTTTTGGATTTGATCTTTTTTATGTGCTTTGACTTCATTTCATGACGGAAGAGAAGGCTGCGCATTTTGGCCATTCGATTATGGCGGTCTCTTTCATCTTCAGCAGATACCTGCCAAGCAAACAAGAACAAGACACGTTCAAGGAATTTATATTTAGGTTGGTGCAAGCAGAGACTAGTTCATTTTCAATAGAGATCGTAAAAGaccaaaaagtaaaaaatagtcACATAAACATGAGAAATTATGGACAACCATACAGAGGATACAAAAAGCTGAAAAGTAAATTAACACCAATCGTAGTTATAATCTAGGACGAACAAGGTGCCACTTCGTTACCGATCAAGTTAACATGAAGGTTTTATCAACTATCACAATCTCATTTAAATCATCTCATAGAGCTTTAGTGTCAAGTCAACAGTTGCCAGATGAATTAGCAACTGTGAAAACAATAGGTGACACTAAG encodes the following:
- the LOC126614795 gene encoding O-methyltransferase 1, chloroplastic-like codes for the protein MDCLAGFSHAPATAILRRPVLYNALRRTGRNGGLKLRAKIVEENDPILKSAIDSASLRFRETHRPEPLFVDPYAGCFVPPDVQMDMKQCSHHYCVATKFMDDKLLRTVNHIDGLKQVVLLTDGMDTRPYRLSWPTSTIIFNVSPERVFKTATEKLRGVGAKIPRSCLSLHVPLESSNIQESLRAKGFNGNLPSIWAMQGLPLMTLASFEDILLTVSGSAMNGCFFMGELPAWLAETEVGTKTSARTWLEKLFMNNGFRVDMVCYEEVARSLGKDLAPGSCKNILFSAEQLRFSDDQMETWRKEFQRTEEEGDEEGFEEL
- the LOC126614785 gene encoding gamma-tubulin complex component 4 homolog; this translates as MLHELLLALLGYTGDLIIDDREHSKSLGIDAPISSSPTFKLASDISFIQPSERDLIEKIITLGFYYRELDRFSVRCRNLSWIRSANASPEASDTEKPSVYRRAIANGIVEILSVYRSAVLHIEQKLLADSVPILATVTQGLNKFFVLLPPLYELVLEIERDDIRGGQLLNLLHKRCHCGVPELQTCIQRLLWHAHQVMYNQLAAWVVYGILQDQHGEFFIRRQEDKDVGHGSSHPDISEKLARMSTEDTSLTDWHLGFHIYLDMLPEYIHMRVAESILFSGKAIRVLRNPSHAFRFQDIVYPQQVAKGSQKVQGFSGRFPFLKDPFEDKELIGEELLPQSEADKIETMLLELKESSEFHKRSFECAVDSIRAIAASHLWQLVVVRADLNGHLKALKDYFLLAKGDFFQCFLEESRQLMRLPPRQSTAEADLMVPFQLAAIKTICEEDKYFSRVSLRMPSFGMTVRSSQGDLPKADGNSGPSASSEISLDGWDGIALEYSVDWPLQLFFTPDVLSKYCRVFQYLLRLKRTQMELEKSWASVMQQDHTDFAKHRNDHEKCSVSQQRRQRSRPMWRIREHMAFLIRNLQFYIQVDVIESQWNVLQEHIQDSHDFTGLVAVHQEYLSALISQSFLDIGSLSRILDSIMKLCLQFCWNIENQESSANTSELEHIIEEFNKKSNSLYTILRSSRLVGSQRAPFLRRFLMRLNFNSFFEATARGVLNVVRLRPTLSVLNQQ
- the LOC126614783 gene encoding uncharacterized protein C57A7.06-like → MAQTKRKSRDGGGGDKAKGKRGKPGGKKQKGADARDRKGPRLPNVLRKEVERLNPIEDEEIDSDEAEVYGRDFYEYEEELPEEEKRKNRRFDPVENLEYQLPEEFEDENVSSDDDDNDMGDAGEGGGEDDDDDDDGRQGITRILAFEGKRKRNTNVVVSEAYPESEYNPTRDTLDGEGPVSIEDLLNPLHGKSGYSKLRKRIHHLEKKSVPTPAPLPKADQEKLERMAAHEKSKEELRKWEPIIKRNREAPTIYFDDDMDLRSSRASDFKPRTEFEKKIASLVYDEQVKDAHLKDGSRLLELNKVSAEDERDRHNRMAKMRSLLFRHEMKSKHIKKIKSKTYHRLLKKDRLKATSAQGQMDPDAAKELAMKQEYERAKERMTLRHKGTSKWTKRIKERGIDVQDEGTRAAIAEQQHLHAQLTRKMNSMKDGSSSSSSDDSSDEDDIEVYSPGSGHARAAKLLEKAKEKTRNVLKDDDEDEVPNSGVLSLPFMVRGLKKRNEAAAEEAKLALEEYESWSNPLEDSSGADNLNVGPPSGRMVFNGSKKKAPESSNKTKTDNKMRTDNYYANSDSEDDLEPEENVDVENDRSSDFHKDVNISSALLHEDSQNHKDSLFKNFSDIVQEPGPRTTHEVSIFASGSWKKIKSSNSADANGKKSTRPVESVERNQNLQEPVEDLDEDSDADSEGQMVDGILSSNPKNEYSLPSQVELIRQAFAADYVEDEFEKEKQEVLNEENPEPEKPTLLPGWGQWTHVQKKKGLPSWMQKEHEDAKKKREETLKKRKDAHLKRVIISEKLDKKAEKLFTKTLPYPFTSKEVFEQSIRMPLGPEFNPASAVGALNRPEVMKRPGVIIRPVEFEEMNPQGKVEDHKQIGKKQKKRNQSNKSNKSKSGSDKIVTKVKTKLKS